A genome region from Cucurbita pepo subsp. pepo cultivar mu-cu-16 chromosome LG02, ASM280686v2, whole genome shotgun sequence includes the following:
- the LOC111787737 gene encoding uncharacterized protein LOC111787737, protein MARRETVKKAEELVEMAMGGNDASHDPSHVWRVRDLALSLAEEEGLSSKTDSMEIVELAALLHDIGDYKYLRDPSEEKVVENFLEEEGIEENKKQKILAIIKGMGFKEEIAGLSKVDYSPEFGVVQDADRLDAIGAIGIARCFTFGGSKKRALHDPAIRPRTSLSKEAYMNKEEQTTVNHFHEKLLKIKDMMKTKAGQRRAEKRHKFMEEFLKEFYDEWDQKA, encoded by the exons ATGGCGAGAAGAGAAACGGTGAAGAAGGCGGAGGAGCTGGTGGAGATGGCGATGGGCGGTAACGACGCGTCGCACGATCCTTCTCACGTCTGGAGAGTTCGAGACCTTGCTCTCTCACTAGCCGAAGAAGAAGGCCTCTCTTCCAAGACTGACTCCATGGAAATC GTGGAACTTGCTGCGCTCCTCCACGATATAG GTGATTACAAGTACTTgag AGACCCAAGTGAGGAAAAAGTTGTGGAGAATTTTCTTGAGGAAGAGGGAATTGaggaaaacaagaaacaaaagatatTAGCGATCATAAAGGGCATGG GCTTCAAGGAAGAGATTGCTGGCCTTTCAAAAGTTGACTATTCTCCAGAGTTTGGGGTGGTTCAAGATGCTGATCGTTTAGATGCAATTGGTGCTATTG GGATTGCTCGATGCTTCACTTTTGGTGGAAGCAAGAAGAGAGCGCTTCACGATCCTGCAATTCGTCCTCGAACAAGTTTATCCAAAGAAGCATACATGAACAAAGAAGAGCAGACTACTGTGAATCACTTTCACGAGAAGCTACTGAAAATAAAGGATATGATGAAAACAAAG GCTGGACAGAGGAGGGCAGAGAAAAGGCACAAGTTCATGGAGGAATTCCTGAAGGAGTTTTATGATGAATGGGACCAAAAGGCTTAA
- the LOC111787738 gene encoding serine carboxypeptidase-like 35: MAFFRNLLPLFFTLLFSTAAEIDGDSRRREADRVTDLPGQPPMKFRHYAGYIKLRPNEEKALFYWFFEAQNDVAHKPLVLWLNGGPGCSSIAYGAAQELGPFLVQSNGKLKLNPFSWNKAANMLFLESPVGVGFSYTNKSSDLQTLGDKVTAEDSYAFLVGWFKRFPSFKLHQFYITGESYAGHYAPQLAELIYEKNKQSSKDSIINLKGIMIGNAAINDETDLKGMVEFAWSHAIISDQLHANIFKDCNFSADAQNLTLSCLNFFRDFIVSYDKIDIYNIYAPICLASSSSSSSFDSVFRLVGAAVPRIFSKYKSRSNELLARGYDPCTPNYAVKYFNRGDVQRALHANVTQLSYPYTPCSNVILNWTDSPSSVLPIIQKLLRAQYRIWIYSGDTDGRVPITSTKYSINEMNLKIEEEWRAWYERRQVAGWVETYRGGLTLATIRGAGHQAPVFAPRQSLALLTYFLSGNRLPASSKI, from the exons ATGGCATTTTTTCGGAACTTGTTGCCTTTGTTCTTCACTTTACTTTTCTCTACGGCGGCGGAGATCGACGGAGATTCGCGGCGGAGAGAGGCCGACAGAGTGACCGACTTGCCGGGGCAGCCGCCTATGAAGTTCCGACATTATGCCGGCTACATCAAACTCCGGCCAAATGAAGAGAAGGCTCTGTTTTACTGGTTTTTCGAGGCTCAAAACGACGTCGCTCATAAGCCTCTCGTTCTTTGGCTCAATGGAG GGCCAGGCTGCTCGTCCATAGCGTATGGAGCTGCACAAGAACTTGGTCCCTTCCTCGTTCAGAGCAATGGGAAGCttaaactcaatcctttctcTTGGAATAAAG CGGCAAATATGTTGTTTTTGGAGTCACCGGTGGGAGTGGGATTCTCATATACAAACAAATCATCAGATTTACAAACGCTTGGTGATAAAGTCACAGCCGAAGATTCTTACGCCTTTCTTGTTGGTTGGTTCAAGAGGTTCCCGAGTTTCAAACTCCATCAATTCTATATAACCGGAGAGAGCTACGCTg GACATTATGCTCCCCAACTTGCTGAGCTCATTTACGAGAAAAACAAACAGTCTAGCAAAGATTCGATTATTAACCTCAAGGGCATAATG atcGGAAATGCAGCCATCAACGACGAAACAGACCTAAAAGGAATGGTGGAATTTGCATGGAGCCATGCCATAATATCCGACCAGCTCCATGCCAACATCTTCAAGGACTGCAATTTCTCGGCTGATGCTCAAAACCTAACACTTTCTTGCCTTAATTTTTTCCGAGATTTTATAGTTTCTTACGACAAAATTGATATCTATAACATTTATGCTCCAATTTGCctcgcttcttcttcttcatcatcttctttcgACTCGGTGTTTAGACTCGTCGGTGCTGCTGTTCCTCGAATCTTCTCCAAATAC AAATCACGAAGTAACGAGCTGCTAGCAAGAGGGTACGATCCATGTACTCCAAACTATGCAGTAAAGTATTTTAATAGAGGGGATGTTCAAAGGGCTCTACATGCAAACGTTACTCAACTTTCTTATCCTTACACCCCGTGCAG TAATGTGATTCTAAATTGGACCGATTCTCCTAGCTCTGTGTTGCCCATCATACAGAAGTTACTCCGAGCACAATACCGCATTTGGATTTATAG TGGTGACACTGATGGGAGAGTACCGATAACATCAACAAAATACAGTATAAACGAGATGAATTTGAAGATCGAAGAAGAATGGAGGGCGTGGTATGAGAGGCGTCAAGTGGCTGGTTGGGTTGAAACCTACCGAGGAGGCCTCACATTGGCCACCATTAGAGGGGCAGGCCACCAAGCTCCGGTCTTTGCTCCTCGACAATCACTTGCCCTACTCACTTATTTTCTCTCGGGCAATCGATTACCTGCGTCTTCTAAAATTTAG
- the LOC111787739 gene encoding uncharacterized protein LOC111787739 encodes MAFLFQKFQEAVKVIAKNPMFARDPRHMQFETDMNRLFLFTSYNRLGRDAAEADADEIIDMASKAPFADQQKQVQENIHSQVESFCKHMDEILLPDTRTSPAESPKQSNGAVRKSGLSFAVGKHSSPTNITDIPKTRPLNRSELSQKLKDGIGYTLDIRPSQIPHKDAGQGLFLDGEANVGSVIAIYPGVIYSPAHYQYIPGYPRVDAQNPYLITRYDSTVINAQPWGLGADTREVWDGLTVPVSNPTKQGDEKSDRLWKMLSKPLEAKRVLHGGDAIERRNPLAFAHYANHPAKDMAPNVMLCPYDFPMTEKDMRVYIPNVLFANEEVNMKRLGSFWFKSGRSRINGSDTPILKTIVLVATRALCDEEVLLNYRLSNSKRRPSWYTPVDEEEDRRRWS; translated from the exons ATGGCGTTTCTGTTTCAGAAATTTCAAGAG GCCGTGAAGGTTATTGCAAAAAATCCAATGTTTGCAAGGGATCCAAGGCACATGCAGTTTGAAACAGATATGAACCGCTTGTTCCTTTTCACCAG CTACAACCGTTTGGGGAGGGATGCTGCAGAGGCTGATGCAGATGAGATAATCGACATGGCCAGTAAAGCTCCTTTTGCTGATCAACAAAAGCAAGTGCAAGAGAACATCCATTCACAGGTTGAAAGCTTTTGTAAGCATATGGATGAAATTCTTCTTCCAGATACAAGGACGAGCCCTGCAGAATCACCCAAACAGTCCAATGGTGCCGTTAGAAAAAGTGGTCTTAGTTTTGCTGTTGGCAAACATAGTTCGCCGACTAACATTACTG ATATCCCAAAGACGAGGCCATTGAATCGTTCTGAACTTTCACAGAAATTAAAGGATGGAATTGGCTACACTCTTGATATCAGGCCATCTCAAATCCCTCATAAGGATGCTGGACAAGGTCTTTTTCTAGATGGTGAAGCCAATGTCGGATCTGTTATAGCAATATACCCAGGCGTTATATATTCCCCTGCTCATTATCAGTACATTCCTGGATATCCAAGAGTTGATGCTCAGAACCCTTATCTGATCACAAGGTACGACAGTACTGTAATCAATGCCCAACCCTGGGGTTTGGGTGCCGATACCCGCGAAGTATGGGATGGCTTAACTGTTCCTGTAAGTAATCCGACCAAACAAGGCGATGAGAAATCAGATCGTCTTTGGAAAATGCTGAGCAAGCCATTAGAAGCCAAACGAGTTTTGCATGGTGGTGATGCTATAGAGCGTAGAAATCCTCTAGCTTTTGCTCATTACGCCAACCACCCAGCTAAGGATATGGCTCCAAATGTCATGCTTTGCCCTTATGATTTCCCCATGACAGAAAAGGACATGAGAGTTTATATTCCAAATGTACTGTTTGCAAACGAAGAAGTGAACATGAAGAGGCTAGGTAGCTTTTGGTTCAAATCCGGACGTTCTAGAATCAACGGATCAGATACTCCCATCTTGAAGACAATTGTTCTGGTAGCGACTCGGGCGCTTTGCGATGAAGAAGTGCTCTTAAATTACAGATTAAGCAACTCCAAGCGTCGACCTTCATGGTATACTCCTGTTGATGAAGAGGAAGATAGGAGGAGATGGAGTTGA
- the LOC111787740 gene encoding porphobilinogen deaminase, chloroplastic-like, producing the protein MLTHFPISSHLPLPLSEMGVFSSPSISHYPMARPCNLGSLSRHGFSSLSLKPPAFSTGAKKFHGFGLIRASVAVEQQAEKTKVALVRIGTRGSPLALAQAHETREKLMAIHPELAEDGAIQIVIIKTTGDKILSQPLADIGGKGLFTKEIDDALINGDIDIAVHSMKDVPTYLPEKTILPCNLPREDVRDAFISLSVGSLAELPAGSVIGTASLRRKSQLLNRYPSLNVLENFRGNVQTRLRKLNEGVVQATLLALAGLRRLNMTETVTSILSIDEMLPAVAQGAIGIACRSDDDKMANYLASLNHEETRLAVVCERAFLETLDGSCRTPIAGYASRDEDGNCIFKGLVASPDGTRVLETSRRGPYAIDDMIAMGKDAGKELLSRAGPGFFDS; encoded by the exons ATGCTAACCCATTTCCCTATTTCCTCTCATCTCCCTCTCCCCCTCTCTGAAATGGGTGttttttcttccccttctATAAGCCATTATCCAATGGCTCGTCCCTGCAATCTTGGCTCCCTTTCCCGTCATGGgttctcttctctttcccttAAACCTCCTGCTTTCTCTACTGGAGCTAAGAAATTTCATGGGTTTGGGCTCATAAGAGCCTCTGTTGCCGTGGAGCAGCAGGCAGAGAAGACCAAGGTCGCTCTCGTCAGAATTGGCACCAGGGGAAG CCCATTAGCACTTGCCCAGGCTCACGAGACGAGAGAAAAACTCATGGCTATCCATCCCGAGCTAGCCGAAGATGGTGCCATTCAGATTGTTATAATCAAAACAACTGGTGACAAAATACTCTCTCAGCCACTTGCAGACATTGGTGGGAAAGGACTATTTACTAAAGAGATCGATGATGCACTTATTAATGGTGACATAGACATTGCTGTTCATTCGATGAAAGATGTACCGACTTACTTACCCGAAAAAACGATCCTCCCATGTAATCTACCAAGGGAAGATGTCCGTGATGCATTCATTTCTTTAAGTGTCGGGTCACTCGCTGAGCTTCCAGCTGGAAGTGTCATTGGTACAGCTTCACTGAGAAGAAAGTCTCAGCTTCTGAATAGATATCCATCCCTCAAT GTGCTCGAGAATTTTCGGGGCAATGTCCAAACAAGGTTGAGAAAGCTGAATGAAGGAGTGGTCCAAGCAACACTATTGGCTCTAGCTGGACTTCGACGTTTAAATATGACAGAAACCGTTACTTCAATCCTTTCAATTGACGAAATGCTTCCAGCTGTTGCTCAGGGAGCAATTGGGATTGCCTGTCGAAGTGACGACGACAAAATG GCCAATTACTTAGCCTCATTGAACCATGAGGAAACAAGACTGGCTGTTGTTTGTGAGAGAGCATTTCTCGAGACTCTCGATGGCTCTTGCCGAACTCCGATTGCGGGATATGCTTCGAGAGACGAAGATGGCAATTGTATATTTAAAGGGTTGGTGGCTTCCCCAGACGGAACCCGAG TTCTTGAAACTTCTCGACGAGGTCCATATGCCATCGACGATATGATTGCAATGGGAAAGGATGCTGGCAAGGAGCTACTTTCTCGAGCGGGTCCCGGTTTTTTTGATAGCTAG
- the LOC111787741 gene encoding acyl-CoA--sterol O-acyltransferase 1-like, whose protein sequence is MAAEILIFLQTLLQVSSSLCFCYSIKNSIPNGFLKFLLILPFFLLFLYIPLQFQTLHLQGAIGFFIGWLASFKLLLFAFGKGPLCSAAASSSLRRFLLVGSLPIDIYDHDPASTRPDTNSVLPLSLSSKLFFLSLSIAAIYCKNYFHPNGTLIVFCFVIYLLLEIVLGGAAAVAKATLGVELLPCFDEPYLSSSLQDFWGRRWNLMVSRILRLSVYDPCRNFAAAIVGRKPAAIMATTATFAVSGLMHELIYFYLGRLAPTWEVTSFFLVHGFFLAVEMAVKNAVGERFRPPRFVTVPLTIGFVMVTSFWLFFPQFFRFKPDVRMFEEHAAMGAFVKNVAAELITSVKLISFQVK, encoded by the coding sequence ATGGCGGCTGAGATTCTGATCTTCCTTCAAACTCTGCTTCAGGTTTCATCGTCGCTCTGTTTCTGTTACTCAATTAAAAACTCAATCCCCAATGGATTCCTCAAATTCCTCTTAATCCTccctttcttcctcctcttcctctacaTTCCTCTGCAATTTCAAACCCTACATCTTCAGGGCGCCATCGGCTTCTTCATCGGCTGGCTTGCTAGTTTCAAGCTTCTCCTCTTCGCATTCGGCAAAGGTCCTCTCTGCTCCGCCGCCGCTTCCTCCTCCCTCCGCCGCTTCCTCCTTGTCGGTTCTCTGCCGATCGACATCTACGATCACGACCCGGCTTCGACCCGACCCGATACCAATTCGGTTCTTCCTCTGAGCTTATCGTCAAAATTGTTCTTCCTAAGTCTCTCCATCGCAGCAATCTATTGCAAGAATTACTTCCATCCAAACGGAACCCTAATCGTTTTCTGCTTCGTAATTTACCTCCTCCTTGAAATTGTCCTCGGCGGAGCCGCCGCCGTTGCCAAGGCAACGCTCGGAGTCGAGTTATTGCCCTGTTTCGACGAGCCCTATTTATCTTCTTCGTTACAGGACTTTTGGGGTCGGCGATGGAATTTAATGGTCTCCAGAATCCTCCGCCTCTCCGTCTACGATCCATGCCGGAATTTCGCCGCGGCCATCGTCGGGAGGAAACCGGCGGCGATAATGGCGACGACGGCGACGTTCGCCGTCTCCGGTCTGATGCACGAACTGATATACTTCTACCTGGGGAGACTGGCGCCGACTTGGGAAGTAACTAGTTTCTTTCTGGTACATGGATTTTTCTTGGCGGTGGAGATGGCGGTGAAGAATGCAGTCGGCGAGAGATTCCGGCCGCCGCGATTTGTGACGGTGCCGCTGACGATCGGGTTCGTGATGGTGACGagtttttggctttttttCCCGCAGTTTTTCAGGTTTAAACCGGACGTTAGAATGTTTGAAGAGCACGCGGCTATGGGCGCGTTTGTTAAGAATGTGGCGGCCGAGTTGATCACATCCGTCAAACTCATCTCATTTCAagttaaataa
- the LOC111787742 gene encoding acyl-CoA--sterol O-acyltransferase 1-like: MEDEIGKLLKVWISIWICLGYCYGVGNKIGEGFTRFLFIFPVICIFLYLPLNLHSLHLGGLTAFFVAWLANFKLLLFAAGQGPLATTGMSIAEFCAVASFPIKIKQIPPQKSSEPAGNGGAATVIDPKSNQNHRESPFNYAVKILLVAALVKAYDYTHILPQKLVWFLLCFHIYFILDLSFAAASAAVSHGGTIELLPLFHHPYLSTSLQDFWGRRWNLAVTGILRPVAYRPAVSTATKLIGPRWAPLAGVAATFLVSAAMHELMFFYMSRQWPPPTWEVAAFFVLHGGCLAVEMVAKRLWIDAWKMPPLPAAVSVPVTVGFFFWTCFWLFFPPFINTCKADVRVVKEYEIFGAFLKNNIIPTTFFPSK; the protein is encoded by the exons ATGGAGGATGAGATTGGGAAGTTGTTGAAAGTGTGGATTTCAATATGGATCTGTTTGGGGTATTGCTACGGCGTTGGCAACAAAATCGGAGAGGGATTTACAagatttctcttcattttcccTGTCATTTGCATCTTCCTCTACCTTCCCCTCAATCTCCACTCCCTCCATCTCGGCGGTCTCACCGCGTTTTTCGTTGCTTGGCTCGCCAATTTCAAGCTCCTCCTCTTCGCCGCCGGTCAAGGCCCTCTGGCCACCACCGGGATGTCTATTG CTGAATTCTGCGCAGTGGCTTCCTTCCCCATCAAAATTAAGCAAATCCCGCCTCAAAAAAGCTCAGAACCAGCCGGCAACGGTGGAGCAGCCACCGTAATTGATCCAAAATCCAACCAGAACCACCGCGAATCGCCATTTAACTACGCCGTCAAGATCTTGCTTGTGGCGGCGCTAGTCAAGGCCTATGATTACACCCACATTCTCCCTCAGAAGCTCGTCTGGTTCCTCCTCTGTTTCCACATCTACTTCATCCTCGACCTCAGCTTCGCCGCCGCCTCTGCCGCCGTCTCCCACGGCGGTACCATCGAGCTCCTCCCCCTCTTTCACCATCCCTACCTCTCCACTTCCCTTCAAGACTTCTGGGGACGCCGGTGGAACCTCGCCGTCACCGGAATCCTCCGTCCCGTCGCATACCGCCCTGCCGTCTCTACCGCAACGAAACTCATCGGTCCCCGGTGGGCCCCACTCGCCGGAGTGGCGGCGACATTTCTGGTGTCGGCGGCGATGCACGAGTTGATGTTCTTCTACATGTCGCGACAGTGGCCGCCACCGACGTGGGAGGTGGCGGCGTTCTTCGTCCTGCACGGTGGGTGTCTGGCGGTGGAAATGGTGGCGAAGAGGCTGTGGATCGATGCGTGGAAAATGCCGCCGCTACCGGCCGCGGTGTCAGTGCCCGTGACGGTGGGATTCTTCTTCTGGACGTGCTTTTGGCTGTTCTTTCCGCCGTTCATCAACACGTGTAAGGCTGACGTCAGGGTGGTTAAGGAGTACGAGATATTTGGCGCGTTTCTGAAGAATAATATTATTCCAACTACATTTTTTCCCTCCAAATGa
- the LOC111787743 gene encoding LOW QUALITY PROTEIN: acyl-CoA--sterol O-acyltransferase 1-like (The sequence of the model RefSeq protein was modified relative to this genomic sequence to represent the inferred CDS: inserted 1 base in 1 codon) — MEGEILNFIKVWLTVCISLCYCHATGKLLPPGAGRFLAVAPIVVLFFLLPLQLTSIHLGGSTSFFIAWLANFKLLLFAAGDGPLSAEQPLPLRRFLALSCLPIKILQNEKSCPNNNRSDTTLKPKSFLNYSIKAVIVALMVKLYDYSEFIHPKVVLFIYSWHLYFLLEIILAITQFFGRNVLGIELEPQFQDPYFSTSLQDFWGRRWNLMATNILQPTVYKPSVKIAAKVIGRKWAPLPAVMATFIVSAMMHELIFYYMGRMRPNWECTWFFVIHGVALTVEIMVKKALPEKWRLPPAVSVPVTLAFIFPTAIWLFFPQFVRLQLDVRAFEEYAALXHFCKERRFLIGPLIYYYLFFC; from the exons atggAGGGAGAGATCCTGAACTTCATCAAGGTCTGGTTAACAGTCTGTATCTCTCTCTGTTACTGCCACGCCACCGGCAAACTTCTCCCTCCTGGCGCCGGCAGGTTCCTCGCCGTCGCCCCCATCGTCgtcctcttctttctcctccctctGCAACTCACCTCCATCCACCTTGGCGGCTCTACCTCCTTCTTCATCGCTTGGCTCGCCAACTTCAAGCTCCTCCTCTTCGCTGCCGGCGATGGCCCTCTCTCCGCCGAACAGCCGCTCCCTCTCCGCCGATTTCTCGCTCTCTCTTGCTTGCCGATCAAGATCCTCCAAAACGAGAAATCGTGCCCTAATAATAATCGATCCGATACAACCCTAAAACCTAAATCGTTCCTCAACTACTCGATTAAAGCCGTAATCGTTGCTCTGATGGTGAAATTGTACGATTACTCTGAGTTTATTCACCCGAAAGTTGTTCTGTTCATTTATAGTTGGCATCTTTACTTTCTTCTGGAGATTATATTAGCTATTACGCAGTTTTTCGGCCGGAACGTTCTCGGAATCGAGTTGGAGCCGCAGTTTCAAGATCCGTATTTCTCGACTTCGCTTCAGGATTTTTGGGGGCGGCGGTGGAATCTGATGGCAACGAACATTCTTCAGCCGACAGTTTACAAGCCGTCGGTGAAGATCGCTGCTAAGGTAATCGGGCGTAAGTGGGCACCGTTGCCGGCGGTGATGGCGACGTTTATAGTATCGGCGATGATGCACGAACTGATATTTTACTATATGGGCCGAATGAGGCCCAACTGGGAGTGTACTTGGTTCTTTGTTATCCATGGCGTTGCTTTGACAGTGGAGATCATGGTGAAGAAGGCGTTGCCGGAGAAGTGGCGGCTGCCGCCGGCAGTATCAGTGCCGGTGACCCTGGCTTTCATCTTCCCGACTGcgatttggttgttttttccaCAGTTCGTGAGGTTGCAGTTGGACGTGAGGGCGTTTGAAGAGTACGCCGCGT GTCACTTTTGTAAAGAACGTCGCTTTCTCATTGGTCcgttgatttattattatctttttttttgctaa
- the LOC111787744 gene encoding serine/threonine-protein kinase-like protein At3g51990, whose product MGYLSCRAESAISTSNSLTPSSSRNSSHKLEKKPIKIQQFDYSDLEAATNGFSDQKLLGKGSHGYVYKAVLGGRLVAVKKPSRAQAIAPSMASSMASEITNEVDNEIEILSKIQSPRLVNLVGFTNDSKDRLLVVEFMCNGTLYDVIHSGSRPLYWGRRIRLALQTAKAIETLHASNPPVIHRDIKSANVLIDRNYSARLGDFGLAIQGYADDYRLRSTPPAGTMGYLDPCYVTPDNLSTKTDVFSFGILLLEIISGRKAIDVGYSPPSIVDWAVPLIKKGKLMAIYDPRIAPPKDPIVTKQLAVIAAKCVRSCRERRPSMKDVVLWLTGLSKLVPLHSWNGFNNPCLMVETVGRPVETRSSQLNLRSRSVEDGDMDAQMSWRDIKNSRRVYSDLGISSNLMDLMACIDEDSGFRAEANHVRSHSRFSNRFFSSRFVSGKNHELEAK is encoded by the coding sequence ATGGGTTACCTTTCTTGCCGCGCGGAATCTGCGATTTCGACTTCGAATTCGTTAACCCCATCATCTTCGAGAAATTCGTCGCacaaattagagaagaaaCCCATTAAGATCCAACAGTTTGATTACAGTGATCTTGAGGCTGCTACTAATGGCTTCTCCGATCAGAAGCTTTTGGGAAAAGGCAGCCATGGATATGTCTATAAAGCTGTTCTTGGTGGTCGTCTTGTTGCGGTGAAGAAGCCCTCTCGAGCTCAGGCGATTGCTCCTTCGATGGCTTCGTCAATGGCGTCTGAAATCACCAATGAAGTTGATAATGAGATCGAGATTTTGTCCAAAATTCAGAGCCCTAGATTGGTGAATTTGGTGGGTTTTACAAATGATTCCAAAGATAGGCTTCTTGTTGTTGAATTTATGTGTAATGGTACGCTTTATGATGTGATTCATTCAGGTTCCAGACCTCTTTATTGGGGTCGAAGGATTAGATTAGCTTTACAAACTGCTAAGGCCATTGAAACTCTTCATGCTTCAAACCCCCCTGTAATTCATAGAGATATCAAGTCTGCCAATGTGTTGATTGACAGGAATTACAGTGCTAGGTTGGGGGATTTCGGGTTGGCCATTCAGGGCTATGCCGATGATTATCGCCTCCGGTCGACGCCCCCTGCGGGCACCATGGGGTACCTTGATCCTTGTTATGTGACCCCTGATAATTTGAGTACTAAAACTGATGTGTTTAGCTTTGGGATTTTGTTGTTAGAGATTATTAGTGGAAGGAAGGCTATAGATGTTGGATATTCCCCTCCTTCCATTGTTGATTGGGCTGTTCCTCTTATTAAGAAAGGGAAGTTAATGGCCATTTATGATCCTAGAATTGCTCCTCCTAAAGACCCCATTGTTACAAAGCAATTGGCTGTGATTGCTGCTAAATGTGTGAGGTCTTGTAGAGAAAGGAGGCCTTCCATGAAAGATGTGGTTCTTTGGCTTACTGGGTTGAGTAAACTGGTTCCTCTTCATTCATGGAATGGCTTCAACAATCCATGTTTGATGGTGGAGACCGTGGGAAGGCCGGTGGAAACGAGGAGCTCGCAGTTGAATTTGAGAAGTCGTAGTGTTGAAGATGGGGATATGGATGCGCAAATGTCGTGGCGAGACATTAAGAACTCGAGGAGAGTATACTCTGACTTGGGGATCAGTAGTAACTTAATGGATCTCATGGCTTGTATTGACGAAGATTCTGGTTTTCGGGCTGAGGCTAACCATGTCAGGTCTCATTCGAGATTCTCGAACCGGTTCTTTAGTTCGAGATTCGTTAGCGGAAAGAATCATGAATTGGAAGCAAAGTGA